The genomic DNA CCCTCACGCACCACCCGACACCAACCGTGGTCACGGTCGGCTCGGTGCAAATCGGCGAGGGCTGCCCCGTCGTGGTGATGGCCGGCCCGTGCAGTGTTGAGAGCCGTGAGCAGACCCTGACCACGGCACGGGCTGTCAAGGCGCTCGGAGCCACCGTCCTGCGGGGCGGAGCCTACAAGCCTAGCACCTCACCCTACGGCTTCCAAGGCTTAGGAATCGAGGCCCTGGAGATTCTCGCGGAGGCCAAGGCCGAGACGGGCCTCCCCATCATCACCGAGGTCATGGACCCGCGCCGCGTGGAGCTGGTCTGCGGCTACGCCGATATCCTCCAGATCGGGACGCGCAACATGCAGAACTACGACCTCCTCCGGGAGGTCGGCAAGACCCAGACCGCCGTGTGTCTCAAGCGCGGCATGTCGGCGAGCCTGGCGGAGTGGCTCCAGGCGGCGGAGTACATCCTGCTGGAGGGCAACCCCAATGTCATCCTCTGCGAGCGCGGCATCCGCACCTTCGAGACCTACACCCGCAATACCCTGGACCTCGCCGCAGTTGCCGCCCTTAAGTCCCTCACCCACCTCCCGGTGATCGTCGATCCGTCGCAGGGCACGGGCCGCTCGGCGCTGGTCTCAGCACTCTGTCGCGGCGCGGTCGCGGTTGGGGCCGACGGGCTCTTAATCGAGGTTCACCCCGCGCCCGAGCAGGCCCTCAAAGACGGTCCCCAGCAGGTCACCCCCGAGGGCTTCGCTACCCTCATGACCGAGCTAGCCCCCATCGCAAGCGCCGTGAACCGGGGGATCGCATGAAACGACGACTCCTGGGCCTGCTTGTGGCCCTCACGGTCTGTGCCCTCTCCACACTGATCGGACTGACCGTCCTTACCGCCGCCGCCACGGTCGGAATGGGTGGCAACTACGACATGCCCCCCCCACAGACAGAAAAATTTGTCGCCGC from Armatimonas rosea includes the following:
- the aroF gene encoding 3-deoxy-7-phosphoheptulonate synthase, coding for MPELAYPLASLTHHPTPTVVTVGSVQIGEGCPVVVMAGPCSVESREQTLTTARAVKALGATVLRGGAYKPSTSPYGFQGLGIEALEILAEAKAETGLPIITEVMDPRRVELVCGYADILQIGTRNMQNYDLLREVGKTQTAVCLKRGMSASLAEWLQAAEYILLEGNPNVILCERGIRTFETYTRNTLDLAAVAALKSLTHLPVIVDPSQGTGRSALVSALCRGAVAVGADGLLIEVHPAPEQALKDGPQQVTPEGFATLMTELAPIASAVNRGIA